The DNA sequence ATAGCATTAAATGGACATTTTTCCATACAAGCACCACACTTGATACACTTATCTTGATCTATTACATGTGGACTCTTTCTTTCTCCTGATATAGCTCCTACTGGACATACCTTAGCACATACTGTACATCCTTTACATAAATCTTCTTGAATGTGGTATGATAGTAATGCTTTACATGAACCAGCAGGACATCTCTTTTCATTTACGTGTGCTTCATATTCATGTCTGAAATATTTTAATGTTGATAATACTGGGTTCGGTGCTGTCTGCCCTAATCCACA is a window from the Caloranaerobacter ferrireducens genome containing:
- a CDS encoding 4Fe-4S binding protein; amino-acid sequence: CGLGQTAPNPVLSTLKYFRHEYEAHVNEKRCPAGSCKALLSYHIQEDLCKGCTVCAKVCPVGAISGERKSPHVIDQDKCIKCGACMEKCPFNA